The Bosea sp. 685 DNA window CGGCCGCCGCGATCAATTCGGCCTTCCAGAGCGCGCTCTCGCTGCCGCCGGCGAGCACGACCTTGCGTCCTTCCAGTTTGTGGAAGAGCGGCAGCGTCGCCAGCCTGTCGATGCGGCGCGCGGTGGTCGGCTCTGGTTGTCTTTCGCTCATCGCGTCGCTGTGGTGGCTCTGACATCCGTGGGGCGCGTCTCGCCCCCCGCTGGCGGCATCAGCAACCAGAAGACAGCCAAGAGCACAATGATAAAGCGAAAGCAAAGATCGAACCAGCGCTCATGGGGCTGCTTCGGAAGCAGATTTGCGATCTCGCTGTCCATGCTGTCCTCCTTCAAACCGCGCAATGTCGCCGGTCCGGCGGCGCTGTCTCTGTCGGCCGCGCCGGGCGCCATCGCGTTTAAGACGCGGCGAGGCGGCCGGCGGCGCGGGCCGTGCGGCGCTGGTCGAGAATGTTGTGGCTGTCGCCATAGCCGCGCTGATAGCCATGGCTGATCTGGCCCACGGCCTTGAGCCATTGCTCGACCGGCTGACGCGCCGCGCTGGCCTCGGGCAGTTCGATTTCGTCGAAGCCGCAAGCCAGCGCATAGGCGAACTGGTCGGCGATCAGCGGGCCGCTCGCACGCAAGGTTCCGGTGAAGCCATGATTGCGGATCAGCTTGGCGAGGCTGAAGCCGCGCCCGTCCGAATAGGCGGGGAAGCTGACCGCGATCAGCGAGAGCTGGCGCAGCACCAGCTTGAGCTCGGCGATGCGGATGTTGTTGGGGATCACGACGCCGATGCGCTGGTCGCGCGTCTTGTGTTGCAGAGCCTCGGTCAGCGCCTCCCAGGGCACCAGCGCCTGCGAGAGATTGTCGATCCCTGAGCCTTCGCTGCGCGTCCAGGCGTCGACCTTGGTGCCGTTCCGATCAAGCAACGGCATGGGCAACCTCCTGGAAGGCGGCCTTGAACGGGGCAAGGCCGATGCGGCGGACGTTCTCGATGAAGCTCTCGCCCTCGGCCCGCTCGGAGAGATAGACGTTCACGATCCGCTCGATCGCGTCGGGAACATCCTCCGCCGCGAGGCCGGGCCCCAGGATCTCGCCGATCGCGGCATTCTCGGTGGCATCGCCGCCAAGCGTGATCTGATAGGATTCGATCCCGCGCTTCTCCAGGCCGAGAATGCCGATATGGCCGACATGGTGATGGCCGCAGGCGTTGATGCAGCCCGAAATCTTGATGTTGAGCTCGCCGATCGCCTTCTGGCGATTGTCATCAGCGAAACGATGCTGGATCGCCTGCGCGATCGGGATCGAGCGTGCCGTCGCCAGCGCGCAGTAATCGAGCCCGGGGCAGGAGATGATGTCGGTGATCAGGCCGATATTGGCGCTTGCGAGCCCGGCTTCGCCGAGTCTCTGCCAGATCGCGAAGAGGTCGCGCTGGCGGACATAGGGCAGGACGAGATTTTGC harbors:
- a CDS encoding DUF934 domain-containing protein, whose protein sequence is MPLLDRNGTKVDAWTRSEGSGIDNLSQALVPWEALTEALQHKTRDQRIGVVIPNNIRIAELKLVLRQLSLIAVSFPAYSDGRGFSLAKLIRNHGFTGTLRASGPLIADQFAYALACGFDEIELPEASAARQPVEQWLKAVGQISHGYQRGYGDSHNILDQRRTARAAGRLAAS